Proteins found in one Artemia franciscana chromosome 13, ASM3288406v1, whole genome shotgun sequence genomic segment:
- the LOC136034268 gene encoding general transcription factor II-I repeat domain-containing protein 2A-like, translated as MNQLMCVIFIRGVDSEFNVTQELASVHSMHSATTGKDTFNEVSKTITEYNLEWKQVQCVTIDGGKNMSGTKRDLVGQITTACKVGGFSKPIFLHCLIHQQALCLKYVDMSCVMKPVVSVVNFIRSHALNHRQFRDFLKEIDSEFVDLPYYTAVRWLSYGKILLHFFELRSQIDLFLTEKNKNKPQPLLSDYEWIWKLAFFADMTSHMNYLNLKLQGKTNLINDYFVHVKAFRTKLALLEGHVKVKNFAHFPCSKKFHAESKV; from the coding sequence ATGAATCAACTGATGTGTGTGATATTCATTCGTGGTGTTGATAGTGAATTTAATGTGACCCAAGAATTAGCATCAGTTCACAGCATGCACAGCGCAACAACTGGAAAAGACACTTTCAATGAAGTAAGTAAAACTATAACAGAATATAACCTGGAATGGAAACAAGTGCAGTGTGTGACAATTGATGGAGGAAAGAATATGTCTGGGACAAAACGGGATTTGGTTGGGCAAATTACAACTGCTTGCAAGGTTGGAGGATTCTCAAAACCCATTTTTCTGCATTGCCTTATCCATCAACAAGCATTGTGCCTAAAATATGTTGATATGTCTTGTGTCATGAAACCTGTTGTTTCTGTGGTTAATTTCATTAGATCTCATGCACTCAACCATCGCCAGTTCCGTGATTTCTTGAAAGAAATTGATTCGGAGTTTGTTGACTTGCCTTATTATACAGCAGTTAGATGGCTCAGTTATGGAAAGATTTTGCTGCATTTCTTTGAGCTCAGATCACAAATTGATTTATTTCtcacagagaaaaataaaaacaaacctcAGCCATTATTATCAGATTATGAATGGATTTGGAAATTGGcattttttgcagatatgacAAGTCATATGAATTACTTGAATCTGAAATTGCAAGGCAAAACAAATTTGATCAATGACTACTTTGTTCATGTCAAGGCATTCAGAACAAAACTTGCGCTACTTGAAGGCCATGTGAAAGTTaagaattttgctcattttccatGTTCTAAAAAATTTCATGCAGAAAGTAAAGTTTAA